In Actinoplanes derwentensis, the following proteins share a genomic window:
- a CDS encoding class I SAM-dependent methyltransferase, whose translation MINSERFVLFPGRHHLLTRFQAEYLNRLAATGRTTIVWAVTSANHDNTRRNPVPYHRREAAIERFSLLSGLRSLVVPIFDAAPTDTFAEVTLKSIAVATGIELTPADTVVACSTPEVAKLYERLGFPIALVEAEPLLPVTPERPFDVLLRLAAGDVSWRELAHPATIDVFERYRLVDAVRTVVNDPLVGDEGGLTATRDYRTYVEAFADAAERKWAAVRRHVRPGRIVDIGCGAGSLLELADREPGLHESDLIGVEVARHLYQECLHKKAQGVFRNANVYFYQRNVLGGAIFTDRSVDTTLTFALTHEIWSYGRQRESLLQFARRIFDHTAPGGVWINSDVCGPDDRGQKVLLRLATDDGDNPAGPRRDLDPEEVRGYVSGLSTRARLDQFAVDFAFPFDFEAVDDQTVRIELGPAMDFLTRKDYVDNWLSETKEQFCGLSFAEWGELLAEAGFVLDPASTPIRNDWIIDNRIAPVASLTDERAQPLDWPTTHLFVVARRPHNS comes from the coding sequence GTGATCAACAGCGAGCGCTTCGTACTGTTCCCCGGGCGCCACCACCTGCTGACCCGCTTCCAGGCGGAGTACCTGAACCGGCTCGCCGCCACCGGCCGGACCACCATCGTGTGGGCCGTCACGTCGGCCAATCACGACAACACCCGGCGCAATCCGGTGCCGTACCACCGCCGGGAAGCCGCCATCGAGCGGTTCAGCCTGCTCAGCGGGTTGCGTTCGCTGGTCGTGCCGATCTTCGACGCCGCGCCCACCGACACGTTCGCCGAGGTCACGCTGAAGAGCATCGCGGTGGCCACCGGGATCGAGCTGACCCCGGCGGACACCGTGGTCGCCTGTTCGACACCCGAGGTGGCGAAACTGTACGAGCGGCTGGGCTTCCCGATCGCCCTGGTCGAGGCCGAGCCGTTGCTGCCGGTGACGCCGGAGCGGCCGTTCGACGTGCTGCTGCGCCTGGCCGCCGGGGACGTGTCGTGGCGCGAGCTGGCGCACCCGGCGACGATCGACGTCTTCGAGCGGTACCGCCTGGTCGACGCGGTCCGGACGGTGGTCAACGATCCGCTGGTCGGTGACGAGGGCGGTCTGACGGCGACCCGCGACTACCGGACGTACGTGGAGGCGTTCGCCGACGCCGCGGAGCGCAAGTGGGCGGCGGTCCGCCGGCACGTGCGGCCGGGCCGGATCGTGGACATCGGCTGCGGCGCCGGGTCGCTGCTGGAACTGGCCGACCGTGAGCCGGGCCTGCACGAGAGCGACCTGATCGGCGTCGAGGTGGCCCGGCACCTCTACCAGGAATGCCTGCACAAGAAGGCGCAGGGTGTCTTCCGCAACGCCAACGTCTACTTCTACCAGCGCAACGTCCTCGGCGGCGCGATCTTCACGGACCGTTCGGTGGACACCACCCTGACCTTCGCCCTGACCCATGAGATCTGGTCGTACGGCCGTCAGCGCGAGTCGTTGCTGCAGTTCGCCCGGCGCATCTTCGACCACACCGCACCGGGCGGAGTCTGGATCAACAGTGACGTGTGCGGCCCGGACGACCGCGGGCAGAAGGTGCTGCTCCGGCTGGCCACCGACGACGGCGACAATCCGGCCGGACCCCGGCGTGACCTCGACCCCGAGGAGGTCCGCGGATACGTGAGCGGCCTCTCGACCCGGGCCCGGCTGGACCAGTTCGCCGTCGACTTCGCCTTCCCGTTCGACTTCGAAGCGGTCGACGACCAGACGGTCCGCATCGAGCTGGGCCCGGCGATGGACTTCCTGACCCGCAAGGACTACGTGGACAACTGGCTGTCCGAGACGAAGGAACAGTTCTGCGGGCTGTCCTTCGCCGAGTGGGGCGAACTCCTCGCCGAGGCCGGTTTCGTCCTGGACCCGGCGTCCACCCCGATCCGCAACGACTGGATCATCGACAACCGGATCGCCCCGGTCGCGTCGCTGACCGACGAGCGGGCGCAGCCGCTCGACTGGCCGACCACCCACCTGTTCGTGGTCGCGAGGCGGCCGCACAACAGCTAG
- a CDS encoding endonuclease/exonuclease/phosphatase family protein, which translates to MTITDSPTAPPVVSPAGRRVAVSVIIWLLLIPGALWLAGRVFGLERGALIMLFAGTPFVAAWTLVPLLAALAARRWAAAAVAGAVAVGMAVCVLPRALPDLDKGPTEGIALRVLTINMLYGEADAAQIVQLVRDGDVAVLAVQEFTPRGEASLKAAGIGDLLPHQQLTAARDAGGSGLYSRYPMLSQSTRDNDGGFQQATATIQPDGAAPVYLESVHPLAPAGPDMYDGWRADLREQPAAGGDGPVKILLGDFNATLDHAPLRDLIDTGYRDAAATVGKGLVPSWPAFNGGKGLVTIDHVLVDERIGVRAVAVHSVTDSDHRAVFASLTVPAAS; encoded by the coding sequence GTGACGATCACCGACTCGCCGACCGCTCCACCCGTGGTGTCTCCGGCCGGACGCCGAGTCGCGGTGTCCGTCATCATCTGGCTGCTGCTGATCCCCGGCGCACTCTGGCTGGCCGGCCGGGTGTTCGGGCTGGAGCGCGGCGCCCTGATCATGCTGTTCGCGGGCACCCCGTTCGTGGCGGCGTGGACCCTGGTCCCGTTGCTCGCCGCGCTGGCCGCCCGGCGCTGGGCGGCCGCCGCGGTGGCCGGGGCGGTCGCCGTCGGGATGGCCGTCTGCGTGCTGCCGCGGGCGCTGCCGGACCTGGACAAAGGCCCCACCGAGGGGATCGCGTTGCGGGTGCTGACGATCAACATGTTGTACGGGGAGGCCGACGCGGCCCAGATCGTCCAGCTGGTCCGCGACGGTGACGTGGCAGTGCTCGCCGTGCAGGAGTTCACCCCGCGCGGCGAGGCCTCACTGAAAGCGGCCGGGATCGGTGACCTGCTGCCGCATCAGCAGCTCACCGCCGCCCGCGACGCCGGTGGCTCGGGTCTCTACTCGCGCTATCCGATGCTGTCCCAGTCGACCCGGGACAACGACGGCGGATTCCAGCAGGCCACCGCGACGATCCAGCCCGACGGCGCCGCCCCTGTCTACCTGGAGTCGGTGCACCCGCTCGCCCCGGCCGGGCCGGACATGTACGACGGCTGGCGTGCCGACCTCCGTGAGCAGCCGGCCGCCGGTGGCGACGGCCCGGTGAAGATCCTGCTCGGCGACTTCAACGCCACCCTCGACCACGCGCCGCTGCGGGACCTGATCGACACCGGTTACCGGGACGCCGCCGCCACCGTCGGCAAGGGCCTGGTCCCGAGCTGGCCCGCTTTCAACGGCGGCAAGGGCCTGGTCACCATCGACCACGTGCTGGTCGACGAGCGGATCGGCGTGCGTGCCGTCGCGGTGCACAGCGTGACCGATTCCGACCACCGGGCGGTCTTCGCGTCGCTGACGGTTCCAGCCGCGTCCTAG
- a CDS encoding UDP-glucose dehydrogenase family protein: MTVIGTGYLGITHAACMADLGYEVLGLDIDEDKVRQLNAGELPIYEAGLGELLRRGLDSGRLRFTTSYAEAAGFGDVHFLCLGTPQKPGEYRADVSQLDAAIEALAPHLVKDCLVVGKSTVPVGTAERLADRLAELAPAGVRTDLAWNPEFLREGFAVQDTLRPDRIVLGVRNRRAEMILREVYSPLGDIPTVTVGFTTAELVKVAANAFLATKISFINAMAEVCEATGGDVVQLSRALSYDTRIGGRFLHPGVGFGGGCLPKDIRAFMARADELGAGRALAFLEEVDAINTRRRTRVAALARQLLGGSIDGARVAVLGAAFKPDSDDIRDSPALDVATAIDREGGLVSVYDPAALDNARKKYPALNYAESALDAATGATVVLLLTEWTEFTELDPEVLGAVVARRNIVDGRNVLDPDVWRDAGWQYRAPGRP, translated from the coding sequence ATGACTGTCATCGGCACCGGCTACCTCGGCATCACCCACGCCGCCTGCATGGCCGACCTGGGCTACGAGGTGCTCGGGCTGGACATCGACGAGGACAAGGTCCGCCAGCTCAACGCGGGTGAACTACCCATCTACGAGGCCGGGCTGGGTGAACTGCTGCGCCGCGGGCTGGACAGCGGGCGACTGCGGTTCACCACGTCGTACGCCGAGGCCGCCGGGTTCGGTGACGTGCACTTCCTGTGCCTCGGCACCCCGCAGAAGCCGGGGGAGTACCGGGCCGACGTCTCGCAGCTCGACGCGGCGATCGAGGCCCTGGCACCGCACCTGGTCAAGGACTGCCTGGTCGTCGGGAAGTCCACGGTCCCGGTCGGCACCGCGGAACGACTGGCCGACCGGCTGGCCGAACTCGCCCCGGCCGGGGTGCGGACCGACCTGGCGTGGAACCCGGAGTTCCTCCGCGAGGGCTTCGCCGTGCAGGACACCCTGCGCCCGGACCGCATCGTGCTCGGGGTCCGCAACCGGCGCGCCGAGATGATCCTGCGGGAGGTGTACTCGCCCCTCGGCGACATCCCGACCGTGACGGTCGGCTTCACCACCGCCGAACTGGTCAAGGTCGCCGCCAACGCGTTCCTGGCCACCAAGATCTCCTTCATCAACGCGATGGCCGAGGTCTGCGAGGCCACCGGCGGGGACGTGGTCCAACTCTCCCGGGCGCTGTCGTACGACACCCGGATCGGCGGCCGTTTCCTGCACCCGGGCGTCGGGTTCGGTGGCGGCTGCCTGCCCAAGGACATCCGGGCGTTCATGGCGCGCGCCGACGAACTGGGCGCCGGCCGTGCGCTGGCCTTCCTCGAGGAGGTCGACGCGATCAACACCAGGCGCCGGACCAGGGTCGCCGCCCTGGCCCGGCAGCTGCTCGGCGGCTCGATCGACGGTGCCCGGGTGGCGGTGCTCGGCGCCGCGTTCAAGCCGGACTCCGACGACATCCGGGACTCGCCGGCCCTCGACGTGGCCACCGCGATCGACCGGGAGGGCGGGCTGGTCTCGGTCTACGACCCGGCCGCACTCGACAACGCCCGCAAGAAGTACCCCGCCCTGAACTACGCCGAGTCCGCGCTCGACGCGGCCACCGGGGCGACGGTGGTCCTGCTGCTCACCGAATGGACCGAGTTCACCGAGCTCGACCCGGAGGTGCTCGGCGCGGTCGTCGCCCGGCGCAACATCGTCGACGGCCGCAACGTGCTCGACCCGGACGTCTGGCGCGACGCCGGCTGGCAGTACCGGGCGCCGGGCCGTCCCTGA
- a CDS encoding MFS transporter, which yields MAVTDAPPVRLWNRNFTLYFTARIMSVLGDTMVPVALAVAMLGLGYGVSGIGYALGAWMGAFALFVVFGGVFADRFHPRPQMIGADVVRAVVQLALAAWIWAGDTPLWFLIGTSLIGGLATAMFQPGLNSLVPQVSTDVQKANGVVRVSQGLATMAGPAIGGVLVATTTPAVAFTVDAATFVISGICLAALRLPAFTVDRSGSMLENLRFGWDDFRSRSWLWAVILIWWVLGVFVWGPITPVGAVSIIGEHGKAAFGYAEAAFGAGSVLGALVAIRIRATRPLLAGGIAMFLFPLMPLAAALTPSIPLLLLGYAVSGLGWAFWGVQWATTIQTQIPADRLNRVSAYEIAGSILAVPLGQVISGPATHLLGVRPLLLLATVMSLGCAIALLLVAPIRRLRAVSP from the coding sequence ATGGCTGTGACCGACGCTCCGCCCGTGCGCCTGTGGAACCGCAACTTCACCCTGTACTTCACCGCCCGCATCATGTCGGTGCTGGGCGACACGATGGTTCCGGTCGCCCTGGCGGTCGCTATGCTCGGCCTCGGCTACGGCGTGAGCGGCATCGGCTACGCCCTCGGCGCCTGGATGGGAGCGTTCGCGCTCTTCGTCGTGTTCGGCGGGGTGTTCGCGGACCGCTTCCACCCCCGGCCCCAGATGATCGGCGCCGACGTGGTCCGCGCGGTGGTCCAGTTGGCCCTGGCCGCCTGGATCTGGGCCGGCGACACCCCACTGTGGTTCCTGATCGGCACCTCGCTGATCGGCGGTCTCGCGACAGCGATGTTCCAGCCCGGCCTGAACAGCCTGGTGCCGCAGGTCTCCACCGACGTGCAGAAGGCCAACGGGGTGGTCCGGGTCAGCCAGGGACTGGCCACCATGGCCGGCCCGGCGATCGGCGGCGTCCTGGTCGCCACCACGACACCGGCGGTGGCGTTCACCGTCGACGCCGCCACCTTCGTGATCAGCGGGATCTGCCTCGCCGCGCTGCGCCTGCCGGCGTTCACCGTCGACCGGTCCGGTTCGATGCTGGAGAACCTGCGGTTCGGCTGGGACGACTTCCGCTCCCGATCCTGGCTGTGGGCGGTCATCCTGATCTGGTGGGTGCTCGGCGTCTTCGTCTGGGGCCCGATCACCCCGGTCGGCGCGGTGTCGATCATCGGTGAGCACGGTAAGGCCGCGTTCGGGTACGCCGAGGCGGCCTTCGGCGCGGGCTCGGTGCTCGGCGCCCTGGTCGCGATCCGGATCCGGGCCACGCGCCCGTTGCTGGCCGGTGGCATCGCGATGTTCCTCTTCCCGCTGATGCCCCTGGCCGCGGCTCTGACCCCGTCGATCCCGCTGCTGCTGCTCGGCTACGCGGTGAGCGGGCTCGGCTGGGCGTTCTGGGGCGTGCAGTGGGCCACCACGATCCAGACCCAGATCCCGGCCGACCGGCTCAACCGCGTCTCCGCGTACGAGATCGCCGGGTCGATCCTGGCCGTCCCCCTCGGCCAGGTCATCTCCGGCCCGGCCACCCACCTGCTCGGCGTCCGGCCGCTGTTGCTGCTGGCGACCGTGATGAGTCTCGGCTGCGCCATCGCCCTGCTGCTGGTGGCACCCATCCGGCGGCTGCGGGCCGTCTCACCCTAG
- the asnB gene encoding asparagine synthase (glutamine-hydrolyzing): MSGIAGWVDFVRDVSPELDVAHAMTTTLARRAPGTGTVWSFEHAVLAHRGQPAAAAGEPSPHAVVTFAGQIHNRAEIRARLGASGAGDRELVLRAYLEWGPDLAGHLRGTYAFAVWDVRRQELLLVRDQMGVKPLFFAPTPDGVIFGSEPKVILAHPGFRAVLDTDGLRDILSVARVPGHAIFRGMREVKPGHVVRVTRAGLDEQPYWRLAVRDHPDSLDRTIGTVREMLESIVAERLAGDALPCSLLSGGLDSSSLTALAVQEANRQGRGPLLSLAVSDRDPAHDSGAPGNDDHLYARMLADHVGTDHRELPLDTGRLLDPQLRASVLAAYDIPINKGDQYASLHLLFRTAREHSPAALSGELGDDVFGGYNWLRLPELVMTDTFPWVHEGRPRFAGNDVVFDPALLAGLDLAGYEYDCHRAALAEIAAGDHLDDKTEARFREVTYLAHTRHSRVLFDRLDRLGMASGLDVRIPFADPRLVDYTFNIPWAMKSFDGREKSLLRAAMKDLLPEPVANRVKLPYPNLRDRIYDQVLRERVVTLAGDPASAIGPLLSQRFLKDVREIGVKALEGGVSRAVLETVLQVDSWISTYGVELSLQ; the protein is encoded by the coding sequence ATGTCCGGCATTGCGGGCTGGGTCGATTTCGTTCGGGACGTTTCCCCGGAGCTGGACGTCGCGCACGCCATGACCACCACCCTGGCACGGCGAGCCCCCGGCACCGGCACCGTCTGGTCCTTCGAGCACGCGGTGCTGGCCCATCGCGGACAGCCGGCCGCCGCGGCCGGTGAGCCGTCACCACACGCCGTGGTGACCTTCGCCGGACAGATCCACAACCGGGCCGAGATCCGGGCCCGTCTCGGAGCGTCCGGCGCCGGCGACCGGGAGCTGGTGCTGCGGGCCTACCTGGAGTGGGGGCCCGACCTGGCCGGTCACCTGCGCGGCACCTACGCCTTCGCGGTCTGGGACGTCCGCCGTCAGGAGTTGCTCCTGGTCCGGGACCAGATGGGCGTCAAGCCGCTGTTCTTCGCGCCCACTCCGGACGGGGTGATCTTCGGCTCCGAGCCCAAGGTCATCCTCGCGCATCCCGGTTTCCGGGCCGTCCTGGACACCGACGGGCTCCGCGACATCCTGTCCGTCGCCCGGGTGCCGGGCCACGCGATCTTCCGCGGCATGCGAGAGGTCAAACCCGGTCATGTCGTACGGGTGACCAGAGCCGGCCTGGACGAGCAGCCCTACTGGCGTCTCGCGGTCCGGGATCACCCCGACTCGCTGGACCGCACCATCGGCACCGTCCGGGAGATGCTGGAGAGCATCGTCGCCGAACGCCTCGCCGGCGACGCGCTGCCCTGTTCACTGCTCTCCGGCGGGCTCGACTCCAGCAGCCTGACCGCCCTGGCCGTTCAGGAGGCGAACCGGCAGGGCCGCGGCCCGCTGCTCTCCCTGGCCGTCAGCGACCGCGACCCGGCCCACGACTCGGGCGCGCCCGGCAACGACGACCACCTCTACGCCAGAATGCTCGCCGACCACGTCGGCACCGACCACCGTGAGCTGCCGCTGGACACCGGGCGGCTGCTCGACCCGCAGCTGCGGGCGTCGGTGCTGGCCGCCTACGACATCCCGATCAACAAGGGCGACCAGTACGCGTCGCTGCACCTGCTGTTCCGGACCGCCCGCGAGCACTCGCCCGCCGCGCTCTCCGGCGAACTCGGCGACGACGTGTTCGGCGGCTACAACTGGCTGCGGCTGCCCGAACTGGTCATGACCGACACGTTCCCGTGGGTCCACGAGGGCCGGCCGCGGTTCGCCGGCAACGACGTCGTCTTCGATCCGGCGCTGCTCGCCGGGCTCGACCTGGCCGGTTATGAATACGACTGTCACCGGGCGGCGCTCGCCGAGATCGCGGCCGGCGACCACCTCGACGACAAGACCGAGGCCCGGTTCCGGGAGGTCACCTATCTGGCGCACACCCGGCACTCGCGGGTCCTGTTCGATCGCCTCGACCGGCTCGGCATGGCGTCCGGGCTGGACGTGCGGATCCCGTTCGCCGATCCCCGGCTGGTCGACTACACCTTCAACATCCCCTGGGCGATGAAGAGTTTCGACGGCCGGGAGAAGAGCCTGCTGCGGGCGGCGATGAAGGACCTGCTGCCGGAGCCGGTGGCGAACCGGGTCAAGCTGCCCTACCCGAACCTGCGGGACCGGATCTACGACCAGGTGCTGCGCGAGCGGGTGGTGACGCTGGCCGGTGATCCGGCGAGCGCGATCGGCCCGCTGCTGTCGCAACGGTTCCTGAAGGACGTACGGGAAATCGGGGTGAAGGCTCTGGAAGGCGGCGTCAGCCGCGCCGTGCTGGAGACCGTGTTGCAAGTGGACAGCTGGATCAGCACCTATGGTGTCGAGCTGTCCCTCCAATAG
- a CDS encoding NAD-dependent epimerase/dehydratase family protein — translation MAHPKRLAEAQLIADADPAGRILVVTDPDPSGRPTALRTAPLTWSCVPPDATHHLVLQDDVELADGFFDHAERAAAAAPGEAISFYAGWEARNGAVARLAALTGVEWAYTLQEHTPCQALMLPAEVARGYAAYQEEHGDGWPYDVVVQRYLNARGIPVRFCTPSTVQHTELPSLAGNSYHGYRQATLYTGKAGEPESYDAARFDVVPFYQYGDARCAVRDGADWDYVETDRYLSRIGVLDRCLAGYAAAATELPGRISRAVWLTAFAIGAVTADEPEPDPSVAAAVMETLGAGGLCEEYTVDELIALSHPVRDLALQALHQGRQDPAPAVSPRVAVTGPDRDAGRQLAALLGDLGFRASYVAAPADIGDTASVVHLGSPAEDATLLDGVLAVAGRLVYLSSTAVYRGLGAGPATESSVTGEPADPVARQWWLAEQRCRDSGIPVQVLRLAAPVGPYAPDGTTPREFVHLAWTRQPLRLNPDGVHHVLDYRDMAGAIGAVLSAPAARPVLNVASATYGEQELAALLAEASRKTPWETVDGPAEHWALETGLITAELRWRPTAPIFEGMRALAQWYACDIHGANDHRI, via the coding sequence ATGGCGCACCCGAAGCGCCTCGCCGAAGCCCAGCTCATCGCCGACGCCGACCCGGCGGGCCGGATCCTGGTCGTCACCGACCCCGATCCGTCCGGCCGTCCGACCGCCCTGCGCACCGCCCCGCTGACCTGGTCGTGTGTGCCGCCGGACGCCACCCACCACCTGGTGCTCCAGGACGACGTGGAGCTGGCCGACGGATTCTTCGACCACGCCGAGCGGGCGGCCGCGGCGGCGCCGGGCGAGGCGATCTCGTTCTACGCCGGATGGGAGGCCCGTAACGGCGCGGTGGCCCGGCTGGCCGCGCTGACCGGCGTGGAGTGGGCGTACACCCTGCAGGAGCACACGCCGTGCCAGGCGCTGATGCTGCCTGCCGAGGTCGCCCGCGGTTACGCCGCCTACCAGGAGGAACACGGCGACGGCTGGCCGTACGACGTGGTCGTGCAGCGTTACCTGAACGCCCGTGGCATCCCGGTGCGGTTCTGCACCCCGAGCACGGTCCAGCACACCGAACTGCCCAGCCTGGCCGGCAACAGCTACCACGGCTACCGGCAGGCCACCCTCTACACCGGCAAGGCGGGCGAACCGGAGTCGTACGACGCCGCCCGGTTCGACGTGGTGCCGTTCTACCAGTACGGCGACGCCCGCTGCGCCGTGCGGGACGGTGCGGACTGGGACTACGTCGAGACCGATCGCTACCTGAGCCGGATCGGCGTGCTGGACCGCTGCCTGGCCGGTTACGCGGCGGCGGCCACCGAGCTGCCCGGCCGGATCAGCCGGGCGGTCTGGCTGACCGCCTTCGCTATCGGCGCCGTCACCGCCGACGAACCCGAGCCGGACCCGTCGGTCGCCGCCGCGGTGATGGAGACCCTGGGGGCGGGCGGCCTGTGCGAGGAGTACACCGTCGACGAGCTGATCGCCCTGTCACACCCGGTCCGTGACCTGGCGCTGCAGGCGCTCCACCAGGGACGTCAGGACCCGGCACCCGCGGTGAGCCCACGGGTGGCCGTCACCGGCCCCGACCGGGACGCCGGCCGCCAACTGGCCGCGCTGCTGGGCGATCTCGGGTTCCGGGCGTCCTACGTGGCCGCCCCGGCCGACATCGGGGACACCGCTTCCGTGGTGCACCTCGGCAGCCCCGCCGAGGACGCGACATTGCTGGACGGCGTGCTCGCGGTGGCCGGCCGGCTCGTCTACCTCTCCTCCACCGCGGTCTACCGGGGTCTCGGGGCGGGACCGGCCACCGAGTCGTCGGTCACCGGTGAACCCGCCGATCCGGTGGCCCGGCAGTGGTGGCTCGCCGAACAACGCTGCCGGGACAGCGGGATCCCGGTCCAGGTCCTGCGGCTCGCCGCACCGGTCGGCCCGTACGCCCCGGACGGCACCACCCCACGGGAGTTCGTCCACCTGGCATGGACCCGCCAGCCGCTGCGGCTCAACCCGGACGGCGTGCACCACGTGCTGGACTACCGGGACATGGCCGGCGCGATCGGCGCCGTGCTGTCCGCCCCGGCGGCCCGGCCGGTGCTCAACGTGGCCTCGGCGACGTACGGCGAACAGGAACTGGCCGCTCTGCTGGCCGAGGCCTCCCGCAAGACGCCCTGGGAAACCGTCGACGGGCCCGCCGAGCACTGGGCTCTGGAGACCGGCCTGATCACCGCCGAGCTGCGGTGGCGGCCGACCGCGCCGATCTTCGAGGGCATGCGCGCCCTGGCCCAGTGGTACGCCTGCGACATCCACGGCGCCAACGACCACCGGATCTGA
- a CDS encoding phytanoyl-CoA dioxygenase family protein: protein MSVSAGTDLSKEFHQNGFAVIDSILTPDEVETYRAIYDRFISGDIESGDKRSDLGSHVPRKDAERENITQIMWPSDLYKQLIEMPLHVRGLAIAKELIGDDAILDFDMLIHKAPHSGVATPWHQDAAYWIDLPDKRAVSIWVALDEAVPDNGCMWYVRDSHRQPLRVHRPTSDGSNIECDCSEDEPGATAVPLSPGQGAAHSGTTLHYSRGNTTGLQRRAYILNYRPASMIALEREQGMDHGLEDNERKVRNADFAEN, encoded by the coding sequence ATGTCCGTTAGTGCCGGCACCGACCTGTCCAAAGAATTCCACCAGAACGGTTTCGCTGTTATTGACTCCATTCTCACGCCGGATGAGGTCGAAACGTACCGCGCTATTTACGACCGTTTCATCAGTGGCGATATCGAGAGTGGCGACAAGCGTTCCGACCTGGGATCGCACGTGCCCCGCAAGGACGCCGAAAGGGAGAACATCACGCAGATCATGTGGCCGTCCGACCTGTACAAGCAGCTGATCGAGATGCCGCTGCACGTCCGGGGACTGGCCATCGCCAAGGAGCTGATCGGCGACGACGCGATCCTCGACTTCGACATGCTGATCCACAAGGCCCCGCACAGCGGTGTCGCGACGCCCTGGCACCAGGACGCGGCGTACTGGATCGACCTGCCCGACAAGCGCGCCGTCTCCATCTGGGTGGCCCTCGACGAGGCCGTGCCGGACAACGGCTGCATGTGGTACGTCCGGGACTCGCACCGGCAGCCGCTGCGAGTCCACCGCCCGACCAGCGACGGCAGCAACATCGAATGTGACTGCTCCGAGGACGAGCCCGGCGCGACCGCGGTGCCGCTCTCGCCCGGTCAGGGTGCCGCCCACTCCGGCACCACACTGCACTACTCGCGGGGCAACACCACCGGGCTGCAGCGCCGGGCGTACATCCTCAACTACCGCCCGGCCTCGATGATCGCGCTCGAACGGGAACAGGGCATGGACCACGGCCTGGAGGACAACGAGCGCAAGGTCCGCAACGCCGACTTCGCCGAGAACTGA
- a CDS encoding DedA family protein, whose amino-acid sequence MGGITDLITEWVFRLVDGLGAVGVGLLLFLETVIPPIPSELILPLAGFHARAGDLNLIAVWITATIGAVAGALVLYYVGALLGYDRLHALAGKRWFVLATRADVERGYALFEKYGSWLVLVARCIPIVRSLISLPAGVARMPLIRFIVFTTVGSGIWNAALIGAGWTLADNWESVEGYLSPLSKVVLGLGISFVIFLVVRRVLARRRALAAGVDPAEADVDGHVAADFDGLGSPNHYPTPRHPARGTARVPSDHH is encoded by the coding sequence ATGGGTGGTATCACCGACTTGATCACCGAATGGGTCTTTCGCCTGGTTGACGGCCTCGGCGCGGTCGGCGTGGGATTGCTGCTCTTCCTGGAGACGGTGATCCCGCCGATCCCCTCGGAGCTGATCCTGCCGCTCGCCGGATTCCACGCGCGAGCCGGTGATCTCAACCTGATCGCCGTCTGGATCACCGCCACCATCGGCGCGGTCGCCGGTGCGCTGGTGCTCTACTACGTCGGCGCCCTGCTCGGCTACGACCGGCTGCACGCCCTCGCCGGGAAACGCTGGTTCGTGCTCGCCACCCGGGCGGACGTGGAGCGGGGTTACGCGCTCTTCGAGAAGTACGGCAGCTGGCTGGTCCTGGTGGCCCGCTGCATCCCGATCGTGCGGAGCCTGATCTCGCTGCCGGCCGGTGTCGCCCGCATGCCGCTGATCCGGTTCATCGTGTTCACCACGGTCGGCAGTGGCATCTGGAACGCCGCGCTGATCGGCGCGGGCTGGACGCTCGCCGACAACTGGGAGAGCGTCGAGGGCTACCTCAGCCCGCTCAGCAAGGTCGTGCTGGGCCTCGGGATCTCGTTCGTGATCTTCCTGGTGGTGCGCCGGGTGCTGGCCCGCCGCCGGGCCCTGGCTGCCGGGGTCGACCCGGCCGAGGCCGACGTGGACGGGCATGTGGCCGCGGACTTCGACGGGCTCGGCAGCCCGAACCACTACCCGACCCCACGGCACCCGGCCCGCGGCACGGCCCGGGTGCCCAGCGACCACCACTGA